The DNA sequence CCAACGTAAAAACAGCAGAAATTTTAATAAAAGGGCTTGAGAGCTTGATTTCAAAATAGGCTTTAATTTTAAATTAAAGCCTAAATTCAAAAATATAAATTAATTCATCATCATAGGTGAAATTTTTACAACACCATCAATAATATAATTAACAGATTTAAGAAAAGTCTTGGCATCTGGATTGCTCTCATCTACTGTAACTTCTAATTTTGAATTTTTAATATCAAGATCTCTAAAAGTACCAATAAGATCGCTTTTTGCACCATGTAAATTGCTATTTATAATCTTTGTAAAATCAGAGGTAATCCCAACAAAAATAAAAGCTTCTTTGCCAGAGATACTAATTGGAGCTTCTCCTGCATATATATTGTCATAAAAATAAACTATTAACTTTGCATCCTTCTTTGAAGGTATTGTTTCAAAATATCCATCTTTTTCAGAAAAATAAAAAACCTTTATATTTTTCCCCAAACTTTTTCGATCATTTTTTGAATGAACTACTCCCATAGCATGAAAAATATGCCCAATGGTGTGTTCATCTATTTTAGAGGCCTCATTAAGCTCAGAAGGATTGTCAACTTCTTGCTCTTCAACATACTCACTTGAGCTGTCTTTTGAAGTACACCCAATTATTAAAAATAATAAAAAACCTATTAAATAGTTTTTAAAAAAACCATTCTTATACATAAAAATTCTCCCTTATGATTTATTTATCATATTAAAAATTAAAGGTAAGTTTACAATAAATAATTTATTTTGTACACACTTTAAAAACAATTAAATGTTAGAATAAAATAGGAGGACTTAGTAATGAAAAAACAAAATCCATGGATATCTTTAAACGAAGAAGAAAAAAATCAAATTTTCAATTTTTCTGAAAATTATAAAAAATTTATAAGTAAATTTAAAACAGAAAGAGAAGTTATAGCCTATGCTCTCGATAAAGCTAAAAAAAGAGGGTTTTTTAACGCTGAGGAGAAAAAAAATCTAATACCAGGCGATAAAATTTTTTATACCTGTAGAGACAAATCTGCTGCTTTTGCTATTATTGGTAAAAATCCTATTGAAAATGGAATAAATTTCATTGTTTCTCACACAGATTCACCAAGGCTTGATGCAAAACCTTCTCCAATCTCTGAAGAAAATGAACTTGCATTTCTTAAAACCAACTATTATGGGGGAATAAAAAAATATCAGTGGCTATCTACTCCCCTTTCAATAAGAGGTGTGGCATTCTTAAAAAATGGAGAAAAAGTTGAAATCAATATTGGCGACAATGAAAATGATCCTGTATTTATAATTCCCGACATTTTGCCTCATCTTGACAGAAAAATACAAAGAAACAAAAAATCCGATGAAATTATTGAAGGAGAAAATCTAAAAATTTTAATTGGAAGTCTACCAATTGACACAAAAGAAAAAAATAAAGTTAAATTGGCAATTCTTCATCTCATAAAAGAAAAATACAAAATAGAAGAAGAGGATTTCGTGTCATCAGAAATTGAAATAGTACCAGCAGGAACAGCAAAAGACATTGGATTTGACAGAGCTTTAATTGGTGCTTATGGACAAGATGACAAAATTTGTGTTTATACCTCATTAGAATCTATATTTGATCTTGAAGAGATCCCAAACAAAACTGCTATTTGCTTTCTTGTAGATAAAGAAGAAATTGGTTCAACAGGTTCAACTGGACTAGATTCAAGATATCTTGAATATTTTGTTTCTGACATAATATTTAAAATTAAAAATTCAGAATACAACAACCTTCATGTTCAAAAAGCTTTATGGAATTCAAAAAGCATTTCTGCTGATGTTTGCGCAGCAATAAATCCACTATTCAGCTCAGTTCATGACGAACAGAATGCCCCCAAGCTTGGCTACGGTATACCCATAATGAAATATACAGGACATGGCGGAAAAAGTATGGCAAGCGATGCTGATGCTGAGCTTGTTTCTTACATTAGGCAATTATTAAATAAAAACAGCATTGCTTGGCAAGTAGCAACACTTGGAAAAGTAGAAGAAGGGGGAGGGGGAACTGTTGCCAAATTCTTAGCTAGCTATGGAATAAGAACAATAGATATGGGACCTGCTGTTATAAGCATGCATTCTCCAATGGAAATAACTTCTAAATTTGATTTATACAATGCTTACTTAGCATACAAAGCCTTCTACAAGGAATAAAATTACTATGGTGGATTTAGAAAAAACAAACAAAATCAAAGTAGCAGAGCATATTGTAGAATGTTTTGGGGGAATCAAAAACATTAAAAAAATAAACAAAGACATAACAAGAATAAAAATTTTAGTAGACAGCAATTCTTTGGTCAAAAGAGACGATCTAACAACAAATGAAAACATAATAGGAACTATTAAATCTAACGAACTTACAGAAATTGTAATGAATTTTGAAATAATTGAAGATGTTTATAACAAAATTTTATATATGATGAACGAACAAAAACAATAAAGCCTCTAAAGAGGCTTTATTTTATTGAATAGCATCTCTCATATAATCAAGTATAGATTCAGGTCCCAACTCTTTATTCAAAATTTTATATATAACACTTAACAAACTATTAGGATTTAGATCACGATTTGATTCTTTTAAAAGGACAAAAATTGATTTAGCAGCTAAAACTCCCTCTGGCAAATATCCAATTTTTTTAATATTGCTTATCAAATCGTCTATATTTGAAAACCTCTCTAAAACATTTTTGCTAACAATTTCACTTCCCAATCGTCTATTTCTTCCAAATATACTTCTACAAGTAACATCTAAATCTCCAGAACCAGCCAAAAATAACAGCGTTTCAACATTTCCTCTTCCAAGCTCAATTGCAATATTTCTCATATTATTCAAGGATATTGCAAACAAAAATGATTCTGTATTATTACCTATCAAATTAGGATAATTTAATTTATACTCATATAAAATTCCAAACGCAATTGCAAAAACATTTTTCAAAGATGCTGCTACTTGCACTCCAAAAACATCATTACTATAAAACATAGAAATTGGCGTTTTACGAAACAAATTGATAAACGAATATGCATTTTCTCTGTTATTGCTAGCCGCAACAAGCCCTGTTATCACACCAAGTCCAACCTCCTCAGCATGACTTGGACCAACAATGTAAGTAATTTCATCTTCATACCCTTGCATAACCTTCTCAGCAACTTCAACAACTGTCTGAGTTTTTCCATTAAAAGTAATAAATCCTTTTGTAAGTACTGCTAATTTTGGCCTTATCCCCAAAGAATAAAAAAACTGGTCCAATTTTTTTAAAATATCAACAGTAAAAAGAGAAGGCGTTGCAATGAAAATATAATCAGACATTGATACAACTTCAAATAAATCTGAACTTGCAACTAAATTTTTTGGCAATTTGATTTCCTTTAAATACTTGTCATTAACATTATTATTATTAATACTATCCTTAACATCTTCTTCAAAAGACCATAAAAAAATATTAAAATCAAATTTATCTGCCAAAGACTTTGCAATAGCTGTTCCCCAAGCGCCTGCCCCTATTATTGATATCTTCATAAATACTCCCATAACCTTACAAAAACTTATATTTTATTGTTTCATCTAAATAGATTTTTATTTTACCAGAATTTTCAATTTTCTTAAAAAGAATTTCATCTATTAAAACCTTCCCTACTTCTTTGAATATAAACTTTTTAACACTTTTTAATCCATAACCCTTTCCATAAATCTTTTCTCGAATATAATCAACAACACTTTTTTCAAAAAAAACATCAAATTTTCTATCTCTCAATATCTTTGCAAAACTACCAAGTTCATTAAAAATCACTTTTTCAAAATTTACCTCATCAATAGATTGAAAAACAAACACATGATCTATTAACTCTAAAAATTCATTAGGAAATCTCTTCTCTAATACAAGATTAAAATCATCTCCCATTCTCATTCTATTTTTAAAACCAATACTATTAAGTTCTTTGTTCTCAACATTAATACCTATCACTATTAAACTTTCTGATAAACTTGCCTTTTTACCAAGACCATCAAAAATTCTACCTGTTTTAAACCCTTCCAAAAAAAAATTTAAAACCCTTTTATTACATTTATCAAAATCTGATAGAAAAATTATAGAATTAGTAGATTTATTCAAAAATTTGAAAAATCGAGCAGATTCATAGTGACCATCATTATTTAAAACAGGACCAATCAATCTATCAAGAGAACTAAAATCACTATACTCGCCCATATTAATATTAAATTTTGGAATTTTAAACTCTTCTGACAAAATATCTGTCAACTTACCCTTACCCACTCCAGAAGAACCAACAAAAGCAAATATTCCAATAGTACTTCTGTTAGCAAGCAAATTAAATTTTAATAGCTTGATATTTAACATCAAATCAAATACCAAACTATCGTGCACAATGAGTTCTTTTTTTATTCTATTTTCTAAATTAATTAGCAATTCACTATCATACTCTTCAAAATTAAAAATATTAGAGCCAACAACAGATTTAATCAAATCACAAACATCATCTTTTGTTATGCTTCTTTTTATGTTTTCGAGCTTAAATTTAGAACCTAGTTCATCTAAAATATCAAAAGCCTTATCTGGAAGAAACCTATCTTTAATATATTTTTGAGACATAGTAATGCAAGCTTGTATTGCCTCGTCTGTATATTCCACATTATGATATCTCTCATAATCTTTTTTAATCTCCTGCAAAATATTATAAGTGTCGTCAAAACCGGGCTCTTTAAGCTCTATGCTTTGAAACCTTCTCATTAAAGCCTTATCTTTTAAAAAAAATTTTCTATATTCATATTCTGTAGTAGCTCCAATAAATTTGATTTTTCCTAAAGTAAGAATAGGCTTTAACAAATTAGAAACATCCATACTACCAAATGAAGTAGCTCCTGCCCCTACTATCATATGGATTTCATCAATAAAAAGCATAACTTTTTTTCTTGAATTTA is a window from the Borreliella chilensis genome containing:
- a CDS encoding outer surface lipoprotein — encoded protein: MYKNGFFKNYLIGFLLFLIIGCTSKDSSSEYVEEQEVDNPSELNEASKIDEHTIGHIFHAMGVVHSKNDRKSLGKNIKVFYFSEKDGYFETIPSKKDAKLIVYFYDNIYAGEAPISISGKEAFIFVGITSDFTKIINSNLHGAKSDLIGTFRDLDIKNSKLEVTVDESNPDAKTFLKSVNYIIDGVVKISPMMMN
- a CDS encoding aminopeptidase 1 (catalyzes the removal of amino acids from the N termini of peptides), with protein sequence MKKQNPWISLNEEEKNQIFNFSENYKKFISKFKTEREVIAYALDKAKKRGFFNAEEKKNLIPGDKIFYTCRDKSAAFAIIGKNPIENGINFIVSHTDSPRLDAKPSPISEENELAFLKTNYYGGIKKYQWLSTPLSIRGVAFLKNGEKVEINIGDNENDPVFIIPDILPHLDRKIQRNKKSDEIIEGENLKILIGSLPIDTKEKNKVKLAILHLIKEKYKIEEEDFVSSEIEIVPAGTAKDIGFDRALIGAYGQDDKICVYTSLESIFDLEEIPNKTAICFLVDKEEIGSTGSTGLDSRYLEYFVSDIIFKIKNSEYNNLHVQKALWNSKSISADVCAAINPLFSSVHDEQNAPKLGYGIPIMKYTGHGGKSMASDADAELVSYIRQLLNKNSIAWQVATLGKVEEGGGGTVAKFLASYGIRTIDMGPAVISMHSPMEITSKFDLYNAYLAYKAFYKE
- a CDS encoding DNA mismatch repair protein MutT; the encoded protein is MVDLEKTNKIKVAEHIVECFGGIKNIKKINKDITRIKILVDSNSLVKRDDLTTNENIIGTIKSNELTEIVMNFEIIEDVYNKILYMMNEQKQ
- a CDS encoding glycerol-3-phosphate dehydrogenase, which encodes MKISIIGAGAWGTAIAKSLADKFDFNIFLWSFEEDVKDSINNNNVNDKYLKEIKLPKNLVASSDLFEVVSMSDYIFIATPSLFTVDILKKLDQFFYSLGIRPKLAVLTKGFITFNGKTQTVVEVAEKVMQGYEDEITYIVGPSHAEEVGLGVITGLVAASNNRENAYSFINLFRKTPISMFYSNDVFGVQVAASLKNVFAIAFGILYEYKLNYPNLIGNNTESFLFAISLNNMRNIAIELGRGNVETLLFLAGSGDLDVTCRSIFGRNRRLGSEIVSKNVLERFSNIDDLISNIKKIGYLPEGVLAAKSIFVLLKESNRDLNPNSLLSVIYKILNKELGPESILDYMRDAIQ
- a CDS encoding Clp protease ClpA; the encoded protein is MYDRRSLNCLFFNVFLFFMESKHLVFTEEHIFYGLIKSDKVKELLNLCAIDFYKLNKQLEEFFSKLPLRGDYILEYVSSMDYLYDDIISTLFFYKKPYKIQEKDLLWVLVKKRKNSILDALLNSGFNLTIFDKLIEVHDYLGINTNSDSGRDSELIAEYIHNNSLKSKGGFHIFDDNRDKLDQNNIFLENKNSIGNFLTNVIDALDLNLKHNPLIGRNRELSRLIQVILRKHKSNPILFGEPGVGKTILIQGLAYKIKIENVPKDLIGYEIYSLDIGRLISGTKYRGDLESRINRVLDFLNSRKKVMLFIDEIHMIVGAGATSFGSMDVSNLLKPILTLGKIKFIGATTEYEYRKFFLKDKALMRRFQSIELKEPGFDDTYNILQEIKKDYERYHNVEYTDEAIQACITMSQKYIKDRFLPDKAFDILDELGSKFKLENIKRSITKDDVCDLIKSVVGSNIFNFEEYDSELLINLENRIKKELIVHDSLVFDLMLNIKLLKFNLLANRSTIGIFAFVGSSGVGKGKLTDILSEEFKIPKFNINMGEYSDFSSLDRLIGPVLNNDGHYESARFFKFLNKSTNSIIFLSDFDKCNKRVLNFFLEGFKTGRIFDGLGKKASLSESLIVIGINVENKELNSIGFKNRMRMGDDFNLVLEKRFPNEFLELIDHVFVFQSIDEVNFEKVIFNELGSFAKILRDRKFDVFFEKSVVDYIREKIYGKGYGLKSVKKFIFKEVGKVLIDEILFKKIENSGKIKIYLDETIKYKFL